From the Porites lutea chromosome 5, jaPorLute2.1, whole genome shotgun sequence genome, the window TCGTTTCCTAACTTCCTTGTATTAGCATCCATCTGTATTATCGTAAATTCGCCTCCGGTATGTCTAAAAATAGGTAGgtacattttccttgaaattttatttgcaaACGGGATACACTGCGTGAGAGGAAGTCATAAACTAACAGTTAGAGCAACAATGTCACGCAACGACGTCTCGAGCAACTCCGCCttctttcactgatttgtttCTGCTTATGAAATTTTATGAACCAAAACAAGTTCCAACCAACACCGCCGAAGAACTGGAAAAGGAGActgcagtcgaacctcccgaaagcgaccacccaaaatgcgcaGACTTGTGGTCGCTAACAGGAGGTGGTCtcttacgagaatcgaaccacaggagGTTTCTTTGAGAAGAAAACTGGACACATGTACTTtaaggaagataatttattgcgtgcaatttccaagttacgatatgtgcagttccatgttgttgttgttcctacCACAAGACATCAGAAACTCGTCTGGTGGTCGCTTACACGAGGTTAAAAACAGCCCCAATTAGTGGTCGCGGGCGCTTACAGGAGAGATTCCAACTGTAATTAAATTGGgtgggttttggtgttttggataggtggtcgcacatggaggttcaactgtagtccAACAGAATAAATCACCTTTCACGACGATGCGACTAGGATTTATCCATGGAAGATAAGACTCCTTGTTCACCACTTTTGAGCTACTCTAACCAACTCCCACCCATGTCGAGTGTTTGCAAAACGTAGCATCATCGTGAAAAGAGAAGTATCAGAAAGGTCATCCTTGACGCCGCCGGCCTATCGCAGTATGCAGCAGCGAACTTATATCGACGTAAGTACCATTTACCAACCGGACAGGGAGGCGACGCAGAGTAAAAGCGTAAGTTGACTACGTTTTTCAATTTGCAGCAGACCCgagttttgtttaaagaaataccTGCCTTTTGCTCAGTACCCGCAATGTCACAACTCGTGCCTTCACACCGGAACGTCCGATCGAATCACTGTCCAGTTGATAGTTACCCTTCTCTTCCTCTTcgcgacttatctaggaagatcgaagggcctctgatCGCAGGGTAGTTGATAGCGACCAAGGAGCTAAATAACATAGCGAGGTAAGTAAGTGGTATCGGCGGTTTTATTTACGCCTAACCGTTTCCCAAAGTAAAGAAGGAAAGAACTTCAGACAAAGGGAAAGAAGAGTTATGCGATAAAACTGCTCTTAAATTGATGTTTAGCTATGGCATATGCGATGGGGTTGGGGCTATTTAATTGCTGAATAACATGTGTCGTTACCAAAAATCTTacggaaaaacattttttccttggtttggAATTTTGACCATGAAAATTTTACATCTAGCCATTTGTGATACCTGGCCAAAAAAATCCAATATTTAAATATTTCCCTCTTAGCAGCACGCCCTCTAATTACAGTGTCCTTCAGTTTGGACGGTATCTAATATTATATATCCGCAGGAACGAAACATGACAACAGCTGGTTACAGATTGTCATGATCAATGTGTGAAGCGGGGGATCTGGGCTCCCTATGACAGTTCTTGTCAAGAAGACCCCAAATCAGTatatttgctgttttaggttaATTCTGTGCTAAAGTCATTACTTACTGCCCTTAACCAGTCAAAAAATGTTCAGTGAAGACTTATAAGTATCATTTTATCAGGTATCACTAGCAAAAATATCTTTTTGGGTGATgcatttaaacttgaaaaagatggcccaattatatttttccaattttcagtCCATGTCCATCCTGGCTATCAGTAGTAACAGAACgcaacaggaaacagtttcagtgcctaaatatagtcttacataacaaaactggaccataatttttaaaactaaattgaTGCGAAATGAAGACCatattagctttttaaaatgaacTAGCAATTAGCTTGGCATAGCCGCTTTAACTCTTTTTTGACGGCCAATTTTAGTAGAAGAAAACCCTGCCTTTTGACCAAAACCTCCCTTTTGGACCGCCTTTCAACCAGTTAGAGCTTGcataacaggcgttatttttttcgcgtttttacAGGAGAGCGAAGGCAATCAAGAAGTGAGCGAGAAGCGCCAGACATACCCCTTAATGGCTCTCCTCACTCGCTTCGCGCTTGCATTCGCTCCGGCTTCGGGCTTAATTGCcttcgctcgcctgaaaaacgcacacctgttatgcaggctagccAGTTGGGTTGATATGCGAATGGCTGACTGTCTTTGCTTTGCAAAGAATTTTGGCTAGCAAACTTTTCAGGAAAGGGACATTTAATTAATCAGTAGAGAATAGAAGGTGAATAGAAAATCTAGAAGTAGATTTTTTTACCCCAAATGTtgctttttgtgtgtgtgtaacTCTCTCAAGATACATGAAGATAGGTGAAAATTTGCTAAATGAGGTACGAgtggaaaaatctatccttgttGATTTTGATCAGTTTATAACCTTGGTGAATAAATGGAAAGCTAGATGGGTTCATGAAGGATATTCATGgttaaaaaacaccaaaacgACCCCAGTATCGGCAGCACTCCCTCCATCTGATTTACTTTTTCTATTGAGAGGACAATTGCAAGGATTCGTGAGGGTCTGTTCAATCAGGATTTCAACTAATCAATGGCACAATTACGGGTCGGTCCACTTGACGATCTTTGACCATCTTTGGGTGTTCGAAATCGTGTCTGGCCCTGAAAGTGTTGAACGCACGAACAGTGAAGAGGCAGAAAGAGGAGGTGGAAGAATTTCAGAAAAGACAGGAGAGAAAAGGGGGCAATGATTACTTTAATCTTGTCTTTACTTACGTTATTTTTAATATGCGAGACGTGGCAATTTCACCAAaatataactttgaaaaactactgagaaaattaactatttcgcatttttattgattgaaaaCTCACAAGGTCTGATGTATAATGTTATTAATGGCAAATCCCCTAAAATACCTTGACGAATGAACTATCGGTACCATAAAAGCATGTGCCCACTCCAAGAAAGATGTGTGACCGCGAAATTCATTCAGGTGAATAAAGTAAAGTTAAGTCATCTGACATGAATAATATTTCATTACACACTTTATAAGCTCACAGTTTTTTCATCGTACCGGTGAAAATAAAGTCTGACGGTGATGAGTTTGACAACGGTCACGCAATTGCAGAATACAGTACTCCAATTGCTGAGCAACCTTAATTTTGTAATGTACAATTAAGATAGCTAAGatacgaaaaacaaaacatttaacattAGCTATTCTCTTGTTTATGCTATTTCAAGCCCCAAATATTGCGTGATGCTAACAGTATTGAAACCCGTCCTATATGCAGATGCATTTATGTGTTTATATGCAaatttatcacattgtgtcacCAACATTCACAACAATTTGTTATCAGGGATATCAATTTTTCAGATCCTTTACTTAATTTTAGCTTCATTTAAAGGCGCTTTCATCCTTTCTCCTACGTTTTGAATATACCACGTACCGAaactacaaagaaaaatcaggcggcatcatttctctacaaatttgacttatgcaaatttgtgacatttttccactgctggtcacgaaactttttattttgtaaaggcgAATCCGGTGtacccagattttttatttcatattctgttaatataagagctgaactttgtcctagtataaattttggctaggtatcacacataccaaggtgagttttttgcctctgaagttgctcattttttagccattttaaaaagtgcgcttggtggtagtttttaaaaaaccgttaaaaattcaaaatcaagtttatggtttaaaacataccatggatagaaagaaaagatagaatgcttttaaacaaaaatactaCTGgtttatagctttgaatcttgcctcggtactgacgcgataaagtaggtcatttttactctaatttttgcataattaattaggtaaaaaccgctattttcgtttttcctcattttctcgaaaactatagattcttgaaagttgaaaatatttttttcgaagatagttccccaaaggggtttttctgacaaattatcagaattttttttatttttttagcctggccagcgattctcgatagttacagtcatgggctcttaaaacatctgcTTTTAATGTCTCAAACCCTTCACTTATTGCGATCTACTGAATAAACAAAACCTTTGTCGTTAAAAAATTGCATTTGTCCCTTTGGCACGAAATTTTGGCAGTAGTTTAATTTTGTGGGGAACAGTTTTAAATTGTTTCAATAGGTCaggaccttttttttctttcccttggGAATTAATTTTGCGATCCTTAGAAGTTGCATTCAAACTTCCTGTGTTTTAAATTTTACATCTTTTCACGGAATTTTTTATTTGGGGGAACTTAATTTTGTGTCACCCCgaaagaaaatttgcaaaaCTAGTTAGTAATAATTAATTCGTCTTAAGATGATATTTACTTAACAAATTCAGTTTTGGCGTGCTTTTGAATCAGCATCTTAAAACTTGTGGATGTCTCACCTGTTTGTATTAGTCTGCCGACATGAACTCCACAGTAAACGAACCGGGCTGCTCAAGTCAGCTACATTCTACAGCAGGAAAGGTCGGGCAGACCTTTGCTTACTGCTTAATACTTGTCTTTTCTTTGGTCGGGAATTCCTCCCTTGGAATAATTGTGTACAGAACACAAGCTATGAGGAAACCGATAAATTATTTCGTTACAAACATGGCCATGTCCGACTTGCTGTATTCAATTTTCCTGTTTCCACGCAATACAGCGCTGTTATACACGGAACGGTCCTGGCTTGTTGGTGGTGGCTTTGGTCAAGCGTTGTGTAAATTTTCTCCTTTCCTATCCGACACGTCCACAACTGTTTCCGTTCAGAGTCTGATTCTGATAGCAGTGGATCGATTTGGCGCTGTGTTCTTTCCCCTTCGTTCTCCACTCATCACGCTAAGACTGTGTCCCTTCTTCATTCTCGCCACATGGGTTATTGCCATGGCTTATCACTCACCATATTTATTTGTCTACAAACTGGTAGAATACCAAGGGAAGCTAACTTGTAAAATGCTTTGGAAAGAGACTTTTGGAGACTCGTTATCGCTTGCAAACTACTTCCTGGCAGGATTCACTGTATTCATTTACCTGCCAATCGTCTTGCTGGCGATGCTGTACTCCAACATTCTTTTCAAACTGAGATCACAAGTGCATCCAGGTCAGCAGTCGACCAACGCCGAGGAACAACGCACGAGAAGAAACGAAAGCGTGCTAAAGATGGCCATTGCTATTGTTTTAGGTTTTGTGATATGCTGGGTGCCTTTCACTGTCACTTCGTTGCTTCTAATGTTTGCATGGGACTTTTCAGTTCCTTGTAGCGCAATAGAGTACG encodes:
- the LOC140939157 gene encoding RYamide receptor-like; this translates as MNSTVNEPGCSSQLHSTAGKVGQTFAYCLILVFSLVGNSSLGIIVYRTQAMRKPINYFVTNMAMSDLLYSIFLFPRNTALLYTERSWLVGGGFGQALCKFSPFLSDTSTTVSVQSLILIAVDRFGAVFFPLRSPLITLRLCPFFILATWVIAMAYHSPYLFVYKLVEYQGKLTCKMLWKETFGDSLSLANYFLAGFTVFIYLPIVLLAMLYSNILFKLRSQVHPGQQSTNAEEQRTRRNESVLKMAIAIVLGFVICWVPFTVTSLLLMFAWDFSVPCSAIEYVTFTTFLAYTNCVINPLICFTFSSNYRQGLKRLIHCFSSAAVFPA